A genomic window from Pseudoalteromonas piratica includes:
- a CDS encoding sugar phosphorylase: MTYPLKEKLLKQLQVIYEGVTLNDSVDAIADKLITQMALSDDAQGPTPFLNRWNESDIVMITYGDSIVNESEKPLVTLKQFIDSHLSNELSGVHILPFFPYSSDDGFSVLDYSSVNESLGDWQDISAISERYKLMADLVINHCSARSIWFENFIKGEGTGHNYFFTASPNDPLDKVVRPRTSPLLKPVTTKQGEQFVWCTFSHDQVDLDFSNPEVLIAFVGIIKQYLDAGVLIFRLDAIAFLWKEIGTSCINLPQTHEVVRLLRTLIECANENAIIITETNIPNIQNLAYFGNANEAHAIYNFSLPPLLIYSLISGDCQALKHWLMRMPPAQNGTCYFNFIASHDGIGLRPAEGLLSESEIGTMVNTMQSFGGLISWRTGEDGSQKPYEMNIALYDALKGTLDGPDKHQYQRFICAHSIMMSLEGIPGIYIHSLLGTENDYEKYNNTHHNRAINRHRWQSELLNEQLANPYSHHSKVLAGLKKLIAIRKQQNAFHPNATQFVLQLGPELFGVWRQCMNRSQSIFCVANITNKPLSLRLNELNLIETEQWHDLITGQHITDLNSEFALLPYQTIWLTNKNTGE; encoded by the coding sequence ATGACTTATCCATTAAAAGAAAAACTGCTTAAGCAACTGCAAGTTATTTATGAAGGGGTCACACTAAATGACTCAGTGGATGCCATTGCCGATAAGCTAATAACCCAAATGGCGCTAAGCGATGATGCACAAGGGCCAACGCCTTTTTTAAATCGCTGGAATGAATCGGATATTGTGATGATCACCTATGGTGACAGCATAGTAAACGAGAGTGAAAAGCCGTTGGTAACCCTAAAACAGTTTATTGATAGCCATTTAAGTAATGAATTAAGCGGCGTACATATTTTGCCGTTTTTCCCGTACAGCTCAGACGATGGTTTTTCAGTGCTGGATTATTCAAGCGTGAATGAATCACTGGGTGATTGGCAAGACATTAGCGCCATAAGTGAGCGCTACAAGTTAATGGCTGATTTAGTGATTAACCACTGCTCAGCGCGTTCCATTTGGTTTGAAAACTTTATAAAAGGCGAGGGCACAGGCCACAATTACTTTTTTACCGCATCGCCAAACGATCCGCTTGATAAAGTGGTTAGGCCGCGCACATCACCTTTATTAAAACCAGTAACCACCAAACAAGGTGAGCAGTTTGTGTGGTGTACCTTTAGTCATGATCAAGTCGATTTAGACTTTTCAAACCCAGAGGTGCTTATTGCCTTTGTGGGTATTATTAAGCAATACCTAGATGCAGGCGTGTTGATATTTCGCTTAGATGCCATTGCCTTTTTATGGAAAGAAATAGGCACAAGTTGCATTAACTTGCCGCAAACGCATGAGGTTGTAAGGCTATTACGCACGCTGATTGAATGCGCCAATGAAAACGCCATAATAATTACCGAAACCAACATACCGAATATTCAAAACCTAGCGTATTTTGGCAATGCCAACGAAGCCCATGCTATTTATAACTTTTCATTGCCGCCATTGCTTATTTACAGCTTGATTTCAGGCGATTGCCAGGCGCTAAAACACTGGTTAATGCGCATGCCACCTGCGCAAAATGGTACCTGTTATTTTAACTTTATTGCATCGCACGATGGCATTGGCTTAAGGCCAGCCGAAGGTTTACTGAGCGAAAGCGAAATTGGAACCATGGTTAACACCATGCAAAGTTTTGGTGGGCTTATTTCGTGGCGAACTGGGGAAGATGGCAGCCAAAAACCCTACGAAATGAACATTGCCTTGTATGATGCGCTGAAAGGTACGCTTGATGGCCCAGATAAACATCAGTACCAGCGCTTTATTTGCGCGCACAGCATTATGATGAGCTTAGAAGGCATTCCCGGTATTTATATTCATAGTTTGCTTGGCACCGAAAACGACTATGAGAAATACAATAACACCCATCATAACCGTGCAATTAACCGCCACCGCTGGCAAAGCGAATTGTTAAATGAGCAACTTGCCAATCCTTATAGTCATCACAGTAAGGTGCTTGCAGGCTTAAAAAAATTAATAGCTATTAGAAAGCAGCAAAATGCTTTTCACCCCAATGCCACCCAATTTGTGTTGCAACTCGGGCCAGAACTGTTTGGTGTATGGCGACAATGCATGAATCGCAGTCAAAGTATTTTTTGTGTGGCGAATATTACAAACAAACCACTTTCACTGCGTTTAAACGAGCTTAACTTAATTGAAACCGAACAGTGGCACGACTTAATTACAGGCCAACACATTACCGATTTAAACAGCGAGTTTGCGCTGTTGCCATATCAAACTATTTGGCTGACCAATAAAAACACGGGAGAATAA
- a CDS encoding glycosyltransferase family protein: MADFYQNGIVTTLHNLTNRGVEELENELIEFSKTRPMGLILPSLYSELEGEALPKIVEHISEVPYLSQVIIGLDRATEDEFCKAIEFFKYLGQPHQILWNDGPRLKQLDAELQALGVAPTEMGKGRNVWYCMGYALATKEAESIALHDCDILTYDRSLLARLIYPVAHPQFNYEFCKGYYARYSDGKLNGRVARLLVTPLLKALKRVMGHNDYLDYMDSYRYSLSGEFSFRRDVLNDIRIPSDWGLEIGVLSEMQRNYAANRLCQVDIANVYDHKHQDLSLHNSEGGLSKMSIDITKAFFRKLATQGYTLNTETMRTIKATYYRIALDYIETYKNDAIINGLKVDIHTEEKSVEMFAKNIMAAGQSFLEKPMETPFIPSWNRVISAMPDVLSRLEEAVEEDYLEFSAKLRKKVS; this comes from the coding sequence ATGGCTGATTTTTACCAAAACGGCATTGTAACCACTCTACATAACTTAACTAATCGAGGTGTGGAAGAGTTAGAAAACGAGCTTATTGAGTTTTCTAAAACACGGCCAATGGGGCTAATTTTACCGTCGCTTTACAGCGAGCTTGAAGGCGAAGCGCTGCCTAAAATTGTTGAGCATATCAGCGAGGTGCCATACTTATCGCAAGTGATTATTGGCCTAGACAGAGCAACTGAAGATGAGTTTTGTAAAGCCATTGAGTTCTTTAAATATTTAGGCCAGCCGCATCAAATTTTATGGAATGATGGCCCACGATTAAAACAGCTCGACGCTGAATTACAAGCGCTTGGTGTAGCACCCACCGAAATGGGTAAAGGTCGCAATGTGTGGTATTGCATGGGGTATGCGCTAGCCACTAAAGAGGCAGAGTCTATCGCGCTGCACGATTGCGATATTTTAACCTACGACCGCAGCTTACTCGCCCGCTTAATTTACCCCGTAGCGCATCCGCAGTTTAACTACGAATTTTGTAAAGGTTATTACGCCCGCTATTCCGATGGCAAACTCAATGGCCGCGTGGCACGTTTGCTTGTAACACCACTGTTAAAAGCCCTTAAACGCGTGATGGGTCATAACGACTACCTAGATTATATGGATAGCTACCGTTATTCGCTGTCGGGTGAATTTTCGTTTAGGCGCGACGTGCTAAACGATATTCGCATTCCCAGCGATTGGGGGTTAGAGATTGGCGTACTGTCTGAAATGCAACGCAACTATGCCGCCAACCGTTTATGCCAAGTGGATATTGCCAACGTTTATGACCACAAGCATCAAGACTTATCGCTTCATAATAGCGAAGGTGGTTTGTCTAAAATGTCGATAGACATAACCAAAGCGTTTTTTAGAAAACTCGCCACCCAAGGTTACACCTTAAACACCGAAACCATGCGCACCATAAAGGCCACCTATTACCGCATTGCGCTCGATTACATCGAAACGTACAAAAACGATGCGATTATTAATGGCCTTAAAGTGGATATTCACACCGAAGAAAAATCAGTCGAAATGTTTGCTAAAAACATTATGGCGGCAGGGCAGTCGTTTTTAGAAAAACCAATGGAAACACCGTTCATTCCATCGTGGAACCGTGTAATTAGCGCCATGCCCGATGTGCTTTCGCGCTTAGAAGAAGCGGTAGAAGAAGACTACCTCGAATTTTCAGCAAAACTGCGCAAAAAGGTAAGCTGA
- a CDS encoding HAD-IIB family hydrolase — MVQALSAKFLSHFIEKHSLSQEVKKTIKTWYAPIAEQIALHQNRTKQPLVIGINGCQGSGKSTLTDFLNQYLRMYFGLNVVSISLDDYYLSATEREALAEKVHPLLNTRGVPGTHKITQLEHDLAELTRKTLKRPLFIRRFNKATDNPFPSDKWTKVSSAPDVIILEGWCVGLNAEPQDALKAPINALEAIEDQNGTWREYVNNQLNGTYQNVFKRVDRWIMLKASSFDVVAQWRKEQEAKLRLQQDKLPANKIMSEQQIERFVLFFERLTRVGLAEFSQTTDITLHLNETRKIVEVTGRFKQLCFPEKLAVFTDLDGTLLDHYSYEFQPAKVSVFLCHELDFPIIPCTSKTYKEIIAIRAQLGLGTPFIVENGAAVFLPKKWLKANLIEPTGLIEFGEFYIKEFGQPRSFWLSQLKQHASDFAHLYQGFAQMTNSELAILTGLSEKDAEKAKLRHYSEPLQWLGDACQKKAFIKRMRENGATIIEGGRFLHVCGEENKGVALNWLFNLIQHELPGDWLSVALGDSENDSAMLEQADIAVQIKSMTHPFIDLEREKGVMRSTMPGPTGWHEVMMQLISELDNHHIERIKSIINHPLKEKHYG, encoded by the coding sequence ATGGTGCAAGCGCTATCTGCCAAGTTTCTCTCTCATTTTATAGAAAAACATTCGCTTTCTCAGGAAGTTAAAAAAACAATAAAAACTTGGTATGCACCCATCGCAGAGCAAATTGCACTGCACCAAAATAGAACAAAGCAGCCATTAGTGATTGGCATAAACGGCTGCCAAGGTTCAGGCAAAAGCACACTTACAGACTTTTTAAACCAATATTTACGCATGTATTTTGGCTTAAATGTGGTGTCGATTTCACTCGATGATTATTACCTATCAGCCACTGAGCGAGAGGCACTTGCAGAAAAAGTTCATCCACTTTTGAATACTCGTGGTGTACCGGGTACTCACAAAATCACGCAGTTAGAGCACGACTTAGCAGAGCTTACGCGAAAAACGCTAAAGCGACCTTTGTTTATTCGCCGATTTAATAAAGCCACTGACAATCCATTCCCATCAGATAAATGGACCAAAGTGAGTTCAGCCCCCGATGTGATTATTTTAGAGGGGTGGTGCGTAGGGCTTAACGCAGAACCACAAGATGCTTTAAAAGCACCGATAAATGCGCTTGAAGCAATAGAAGACCAAAACGGTACATGGCGAGAATATGTTAATAATCAACTTAACGGCACTTACCAAAATGTGTTTAAGCGGGTAGACCGCTGGATTATGCTAAAAGCATCGAGTTTTGATGTAGTGGCACAGTGGCGCAAAGAGCAAGAGGCCAAACTGCGTTTGCAACAAGATAAACTGCCAGCCAATAAAATTATGAGTGAGCAACAAATAGAGCGCTTTGTGCTGTTTTTTGAAAGACTCACCCGTGTTGGATTAGCTGAGTTTAGCCAAACCACCGACATCACCTTGCACCTTAATGAAACACGCAAAATAGTTGAGGTAACAGGGCGTTTTAAACAGCTCTGTTTTCCTGAAAAACTCGCAGTATTTACCGATCTTGACGGCACCTTGCTTGATCATTACAGCTATGAGTTTCAGCCTGCAAAAGTTAGCGTGTTTTTATGCCACGAATTGGACTTTCCTATTATCCCTTGCACCAGCAAAACCTATAAAGAAATTATCGCAATTCGCGCTCAGCTAGGACTTGGCACGCCGTTTATTGTGGAAAATGGTGCCGCCGTGTTTCTACCCAAAAAATGGCTAAAAGCTAATTTAATTGAGCCAACAGGCTTGATTGAATTTGGCGAATTCTACATTAAAGAATTTGGTCAGCCCCGCAGCTTTTGGTTAAGTCAGTTAAAACAGCACGCCAGTGATTTTGCACACCTTTATCAGGGCTTTGCCCAAATGACAAATAGCGAGCTTGCGATACTTACAGGCTTAAGTGAAAAAGACGCAGAAAAAGCCAAACTCCGTCATTACTCAGAGCCGCTGCAATGGTTAGGCGATGCTTGCCAGAAAAAGGCATTTATAAAACGCATGCGCGAAAACGGCGCAACCATTATTGAAGGCGGGCGCTTTTTACATGTGTGTGGCGAAGAAAATAAAGGTGTAGCACTTAACTGGTTATTTAACTTAATACAACACGAACTGCCGGGTGATTGGCTGAGTGTGGCATTGGGCGACAGTGAAAACGACAGCGCCATGCTTGAGCAAGCCGATATTGCCGTTCAAATTAAATCCATGACCCATCCATTTATTGATTTAGAGCGCGAAAAAGGCGTTATGCGTTCAACCATGCCTGGGCCTACAGGCTGGCACGAAGTGATGATGCAACTAATCAGTGAGCTTGATAACCATCATATTGAGCGTATCAAATCGATTATTAACCACCCTCTAAAGGAGAAACACTATGGCTGA
- a CDS encoding lipid-transfer protein, whose amino-acid sequence MKNVIVAGVGMTQFCKPGQQEPYRVMAANAIRLALADAGINVSHIEQGYAAYIYGDSTCGQHAFYDVAQTGIPIINLNNNCSSGSTALYTARQAILSGEVECVVAFGFEEMQPGALGSHWSDRENPFDRANAVYDKFGIPNAPIALRAFGAAGKHYMEKYNVTSELYAKVAVKSRSHAIHNPYSLFSTPLTVESVLNDKIIFDDYMTRTMACPPTCGAAAVILCSEAFAKKHAIKYGVKIIGQAMATDTQESWQDPILSVGADMTKRAAEKAFNLAGVSPQDVDVIELHDCFTTNEVINYEALGLCEEGEAIKLISDGDNTYGGKFVIGPSGGLMSKGHPIGATGIAQCVELSWHLRGQAGKRQVEGARLALQHNVGLGGAVVVTLYQK is encoded by the coding sequence ATGAAAAATGTAATCGTTGCTGGCGTCGGTATGACACAGTTTTGCAAACCTGGCCAACAAGAGCCATACCGTGTAATGGCTGCAAACGCTATTAGATTGGCACTTGCTGACGCTGGGATTAATGTAAGCCACATCGAACAAGGCTATGCAGCTTATATTTATGGCGATAGTACCTGTGGGCAACATGCATTTTATGATGTTGCACAAACTGGTATTCCCATCATTAATCTTAATAATAATTGCTCAAGTGGCTCAACAGCCCTCTATACTGCACGGCAAGCAATATTGTCTGGTGAAGTTGAGTGTGTTGTGGCTTTTGGCTTTGAGGAAATGCAACCTGGCGCGTTAGGATCACATTGGTCTGACAGAGAGAACCCGTTTGATAGAGCCAATGCAGTGTATGATAAATTTGGTATTCCAAATGCACCGATTGCGCTACGTGCATTTGGTGCAGCCGGAAAACATTATATGGAAAAATATAATGTAACCAGCGAGCTTTATGCAAAAGTGGCCGTAAAATCACGAAGTCATGCCATTCATAACCCTTATTCGTTATTTTCAACGCCACTTACCGTAGAAAGTGTACTTAATGACAAAATTATTTTTGATGACTATATGACACGCACTATGGCGTGTCCGCCTACCTGTGGGGCTGCTGCTGTCATTCTGTGTAGTGAGGCATTCGCTAAAAAACATGCGATTAAATATGGGGTGAAAATTATTGGTCAAGCAATGGCAACCGACACCCAAGAGTCATGGCAAGATCCAATTCTCTCTGTTGGCGCGGATATGACTAAACGCGCCGCCGAAAAAGCGTTTAACCTCGCAGGTGTTTCTCCTCAAGATGTTGATGTAATTGAATTACATGATTGCTTTACCACCAATGAAGTAATTAATTATGAAGCACTTGGATTATGTGAAGAAGGCGAAGCAATAAAGCTTATTTCAGACGGTGATAATACTTACGGCGGTAAGTTTGTGATTGGCCCCTCCGGAGGTTTGATGTCAAAAGGTCACCCTATTGGTGCAACGGGTATCGCACAATGTGTTGAATTAAGCTGGCATTTACGAGGCCAAGCAGGAAAAAGACAAGTTGAGGGCGCAAGATTAGCATTACAGCATAATGTGGGCTTGGGTGGCGCTGTGGTAGTTACTCTTTACCAAAAGTAG
- a CDS encoding YbaB/EbfC family nucleoid-associated protein, translating into MFKGGMGNMMKQAQQMQERMQKAQEEIKNMEVVGEAGAGLVKVTMLGSHNVRRIDIDESLMEDDKEMIEDLVAAAINDAVRRVEEGTAEKMATVTGGMQMPPGFKMPF; encoded by the coding sequence ATGTTTAAAGGCGGAATGGGTAACATGATGAAGCAAGCGCAGCAAATGCAAGAGCGCATGCAAAAAGCCCAAGAAGAAATTAAAAATATGGAAGTGGTTGGTGAAGCAGGCGCAGGCCTTGTGAAAGTAACTATGCTAGGTAGCCATAATGTGCGTCGCATCGACATTGATGAGTCACTAATGGAAGACGACAAAGAAATGATCGAAGATCTAGTTGCAGCAGCAATCAACGATGCAGTTCGCCGCGTAGAAGAAGGCACAGCAGAGAAAATGGCTACCGTAACTGGTGGTATGCAGATGCCTCCTGGCTTCAAAATGCCGTTCTAA
- the dnaX gene encoding DNA polymerase III subunit gamma/tau yields MSYQVLARKWRPQNFHQLVGQQHVKQALVNALDQKRLHHAYLFTGTRGVGKTTIARIFAKSLNCELGITSQPCGSCNACVDIEQGRFIDLIEIDAASRTKVEDTREILDNVQYAPTRGRYKVYLIDEVHMLSKHSFNALLKTLEEPPEHVKFLLATTDPQKLPVTILSRCLQFNLAALSENEIDTQLTHILNQEQLAFEPEALKQLAQSAKGSMRDALSLTDQAIAQTNGNITHQATKQMLGLMDITWAQSLLIAAMASDGDSLLELSAKLCLQNGNYGAVLDDLIKLCHLVLVAKLVPTAAQLSEQYADFISQLAVEADTREIQVYYQLLLNGKKDLMLAPTEQLGFEMVMLKLLAFEPAGMQAQPSAEQSQQVQTTQATPSARVSLKEQLKKQKEALENKPTAQPELQQKPQPEPQSEPVQPISAAPAPVEAPTIEQTQPVQSAPEIAQVELEQQVNQQMDDVLAQAEQLTAQSPAPAMFEQQQQQQQQQQQQQQQQQQQQQQQQQQQQQQQQQQQQQQQQQQQQQQQQQQQQFDNAPVQEGEPAVPAQPIAEETQQPSFEQSFNNEAEAIAKILARRNVSGSGSLIQPDGSETSIKKTEPQQRGENGAKPKQSPLEKYRGETKHVAPELIEQLAPEPKQEVAPAPEPQIIEGFESPISQERFAHQQDEWANKIETMGLGGRVRQFALHSIYQEQGAQVNLLVDSEQKHLDSPMLRNQLQQALSQLKNLQVELAIEFNDVVEHTPFKIQQKIDAFRHQQAVHTIKNDPIITQLMTHFDAELDEGTIKAL; encoded by the coding sequence ATGAGCTATCAAGTTCTGGCAAGAAAGTGGCGTCCACAAAACTTTCATCAGTTAGTTGGACAGCAACACGTAAAACAAGCCTTGGTTAACGCGCTTGATCAAAAGCGATTGCACCATGCGTATTTATTTACCGGTACCCGTGGTGTAGGCAAAACCACTATTGCCAGAATTTTTGCAAAAAGCCTTAATTGTGAATTAGGCATTACTAGTCAGCCGTGTGGCAGCTGTAATGCCTGTGTTGATATCGAGCAGGGCCGTTTTATCGACCTGATTGAAATCGATGCAGCGTCACGCACCAAAGTTGAAGACACCCGTGAAATTCTCGATAACGTACAATATGCGCCAACCCGTGGCCGCTATAAAGTGTATCTTATCGATGAAGTACACATGCTCTCTAAGCACAGCTTTAATGCGCTTTTAAAAACCTTAGAAGAGCCACCAGAGCACGTAAAGTTCTTACTTGCGACGACCGATCCGCAAAAACTACCCGTTACGATTTTATCTCGCTGTTTGCAATTTAACTTAGCAGCGCTTTCTGAAAATGAAATCGACACTCAGTTAACGCATATTCTTAATCAAGAACAGTTAGCTTTCGAACCTGAAGCGCTCAAACAACTCGCGCAAAGTGCCAAGGGCAGTATGCGTGATGCACTGAGTTTAACAGACCAAGCAATCGCGCAAACCAACGGCAATATTACCCACCAAGCAACAAAACAAATGCTGGGGTTAATGGATATTACGTGGGCGCAAAGTTTATTGATTGCGGCCATGGCAAGCGATGGTGATAGTTTATTAGAGCTAAGTGCAAAATTGTGCTTACAAAACGGCAACTATGGCGCTGTTTTAGATGATTTAATTAAGCTTTGTCATTTGGTATTGGTTGCTAAATTAGTGCCAACAGCCGCACAGTTGAGTGAACAATATGCTGACTTTATTAGCCAGCTTGCTGTAGAGGCAGACACCCGCGAAATTCAAGTGTATTACCAGCTGCTGTTAAACGGTAAAAAAGACTTAATGCTAGCCCCTACAGAGCAACTTGGCTTTGAAATGGTCATGCTAAAATTATTGGCGTTTGAGCCAGCAGGCATGCAAGCACAGCCGTCAGCTGAGCAAAGCCAACAAGTGCAAACAACACAAGCAACTCCAAGCGCACGTGTTTCATTAAAAGAGCAATTAAAAAAACAAAAAGAAGCGCTTGAAAATAAGCCGACTGCGCAACCAGAGCTTCAACAAAAGCCACAACCAGAGCCACAATCTGAACCAGTTCAACCTATTTCTGCTGCACCTGCGCCAGTTGAAGCGCCAACAATAGAACAAACACAGCCAGTACAAAGTGCGCCTGAGATAGCGCAAGTTGAATTAGAGCAACAAGTAAATCAACAAATGGATGATGTACTTGCTCAAGCTGAGCAGTTGACAGCGCAATCGCCAGCGCCTGCAATGTTTGAGCAACAGCAACAGCAACAGCAACAGCAACAGCAACAGCAACAGCAACAGCAACAGCAACAGCAACAGCAACAGCAACAGCAACAGCAACAGCAACAGCAACAGCAACAGCAACAGCAACAGCAACAGCAACAGCAACAGCAACAGCAACAGCAACAGTTTGACAATGCACCAGTGCAAGAAGGTGAACCTGCTGTGCCAGCTCAGCCTATTGCTGAAGAAACACAACAGCCAAGTTTTGAGCAAAGCTTTAATAACGAAGCCGAAGCCATTGCTAAAATTTTAGCGCGTCGCAATGTATCTGGTTCTGGTTCACTTATTCAACCGGATGGTAGCGAAACATCGATAAAAAAGACTGAGCCCCAGCAAAGGGGCGAAAATGGTGCAAAACCAAAACAAAGCCCTCTTGAAAAATACCGTGGTGAAACAAAACATGTGGCGCCTGAGTTAATCGAACAATTAGCGCCAGAGCCAAAGCAAGAAGTTGCACCTGCACCAGAGCCACAAATAATTGAAGGCTTTGAAAGCCCAATTTCGCAAGAACGTTTTGCCCATCAGCAAGACGAGTGGGCAAATAAAATTGAAACAATGGGGCTGGGTGGTCGCGTGCGACAATTTGCATTGCACAGTATTTACCAAGAGCAGGGTGCACAGGTTAATTTGCTAGTCGATTCTGAGCAAAAGCACTTAGATTCGCCAATGCTTCGCAATCAATTACAGCAAGCGTTATCTCAATTAAAAAATTTGCAGGTTGAACTCGCAATAGAATTTAACGATGTAGTTGAACATACGCCGTTTAAAATTCAGCAAAAGATTGATGCATTTCGTCATCAACAAGCCGTGCATACCATTAAAAACGATCCAATCATCACTCAACTCATGACACACTTTGACGCAGAGCTAGATGAAGGTACAATAAAGGCATTATAA
- the apt gene encoding adenine phosphoribosyltransferase, with translation MTLSVSDLELVKNSIATVPDYPKPGIMFRDITSLLAEPKAFQTVQKALVETYKNQAFDVIIGTESRGFIFGAPLALELGIPFVPVRKPGKLPRETVSQSYQLEYGEDTLEIHKDAIKPGDKVLLVDDLLATGGTIEATVKLVEKLGGKASDAAFVISLPELGGEDRLAGLGLNILKLVEFEGE, from the coding sequence ATGACCTTGTCAGTTTCAGACTTAGAACTAGTAAAAAACAGTATTGCGACTGTGCCAGACTATCCAAAACCAGGCATTATGTTTCGCGATATTACTAGTTTGTTAGCTGAGCCAAAAGCATTTCAAACAGTGCAAAAAGCACTCGTAGAAACATATAAAAACCAAGCGTTTGATGTCATTATTGGCACAGAGTCACGCGGCTTTATTTTTGGCGCGCCACTTGCGCTTGAATTAGGCATTCCATTTGTTCCAGTGCGCAAGCCGGGCAAATTACCACGTGAAACAGTTTCGCAATCGTATCAACTAGAGTACGGTGAAGACACACTCGAAATTCATAAAGATGCAATTAAGCCAGGCGACAAAGTGTTACTTGTAGACGATTTACTTGCAACAGGCGGCACTATTGAAGCAACCGTAAAACTTGTTGAAAAGTTAGGTGGTAAAGCAAGTGATGCTGCATTTGTAATTTCATTACCTGAACTAGGTGGTGAAGACCGTTTAGCAGGTCTTGGCTTAAATATTCTTAAACTAGTTGAGTTTGAAGGCGAGTAA
- a CDS encoding HvfC family RiPP maturation protein, whose product MSFQATQNAFMQHIRDPEKNAFPDIEDRRLAIYRELFFNNVEGFVSSAFPVLHSLYSEDDWLALVRKFFSQHDCKSPYFLQISEEFMAFLSNEYQRTDADPEYMLELAHYEWVELALSIADQDPNEGKIADIQTQPMCFSSLAWRVSYAYPVQFASSDNPHLNVMDEGNHLVIYRDNDDDIQFVAINGITAHLLQHIESNAGISFAALLEVMQSVLPQVEAAVLESGLKTTLLDLAEKGVLVTK is encoded by the coding sequence ATGAGTTTTCAAGCAACACAAAATGCTTTTATGCAACACATTCGCGACCCTGAAAAAAACGCGTTTCCAGATATTGAAGATCGCCGTTTAGCAATCTATCGCGAACTCTTTTTTAATAATGTAGAAGGCTTTGTTAGCTCTGCATTTCCAGTATTGCACTCGCTCTATAGCGAAGATGATTGGCTCGCCTTAGTGCGCAAGTTTTTTAGCCAGCACGATTGCAAATCGCCTTATTTTTTACAAATTTCAGAAGAGTTCATGGCGTTTTTATCAAATGAATATCAACGCACAGATGCTGATCCTGAATACATGCTGGAGCTAGCCCACTATGAATGGGTTGAGCTTGCACTTTCAATTGCAGATCAAGACCCAAATGAAGGGAAAATTGCCGATATTCAAACCCAACCAATGTGTTTCTCGTCACTTGCATGGCGAGTAAGTTATGCCTACCCAGTGCAATTTGCATCAAGTGATAACCCGCACTTGAATGTAATGGACGAAGGTAACCACTTAGTGATTTACCGTGATAACGACGATGACATTCAATTTGTTGCTATAAATGGCATTACCGCACATTTATTACAGCATATAGAAAGTAACGCAGGTATTAGCTTTGCTGCTTTACTTGAAGTGATGCAATCGGTGTTACCACAAGTTGAAGCTGCGGTACTCGAAAGTGGTTTAAAAACTACATTATTAGATCTGGCCGAAAAAGGCGTATTGGTCACAAAATAA
- a CDS encoding HvfB family MNIO-type RiPP peptide maturase: MVGLGLRREMLDPLIESYPKQVDFLEVAPENWLILGGALGKKFKQLTEQHNFVCHGLSLSIGSPEPLDINFIKELKVFFKQHNIKAYSEHLSYCSGKGHMYDLMPIPFSEESARYVAERIRTVQDILEMPIAMENVSYYAAPAQQISELDFTNLVLEEADCELLLDVNNIYVNAINHGYSATEFLKGLPSKRIRYGHIAGHYNEAEDLIVDTHGADVIDPVWQLLREAYQIHGVFPTLLERDFNIPAMSELLNEVNTISTIQAEQSKRESA, encoded by the coding sequence ATGGTAGGGCTTGGACTAAGACGAGAAATGCTCGATCCACTCATCGAAAGCTACCCAAAGCAAGTCGACTTTTTAGAAGTTGCGCCCGAAAACTGGCTTATCTTAGGTGGTGCATTAGGTAAAAAATTCAAACAACTTACCGAGCAACATAATTTTGTATGTCACGGACTCTCTCTTTCTATTGGTTCGCCAGAACCGCTGGATATTAATTTTATTAAAGAGCTTAAGGTGTTCTTTAAACAGCACAATATCAAAGCATACAGTGAACATTTAAGTTACTGTTCTGGTAAAGGCCATATGTATGACTTGATGCCAATTCCATTTAGTGAAGAGTCAGCTCGCTATGTTGCAGAGCGTATTCGGACTGTGCAGGATATTCTCGAAATGCCAATCGCAATGGAAAATGTCTCTTACTATGCTGCGCCAGCACAACAAATTTCAGAATTAGATTTTACAAATTTAGTGCTTGAAGAGGCGGATTGTGAGTTACTGCTCGATGTAAATAATATTTATGTTAACGCTATAAACCATGGTTACAGTGCCACTGAATTTTTAAAAGGCTTACCTTCAAAGCGCATTCGTTATGGCCATATTGCAGGTCATTACAACGAAGCAGAAGATTTAATTGTTGATACCCATGGTGCAGATGTAATCGACCCAGTGTGGCAGCTTCTACGTGAGGCTTATCAAATTCACGGGGTTTTCCCAACCTTGTTAGAACGTGATTTTAATATTCCTGCAATGTCTGAGTTATTAAACGAAGTAAATACAATTTCGACAATTCAAGCCGAGCAAAGCAAGCGAGAAAGTGCTTAA